TCTAAGTAAAAGTTCATTTTGAATTGAGTAAGAGCGTGAAACTTCATGTCAGATGTGGAGCAGTATCTGTTGCAAGTTCGcaaacattagcaaacattagcaaacattagctaCCATATTCAGCTACTCTCAGTCCAGACACAGTAAATTCTAAGAGCAATACCGCAAGTGTTTTAGTGAGTGAGGCTTTGACTTATTACTTCCGCCATGTTGgattgtgtttttgattgtttgtcAGTTTATGCAAAAAGAATACTGAACCAATTGGCACCAAACTTGGCGGAGGGATGGTACAGGGGCCCGGGGAAGATCACATTGCATTTTGGTGTCAGACTGGCTGAGGGATGGATCCAGGACTTTTTCATTactttccttaacattgttaggttttgggggcatttttcaacattttgctCAGTTTCTctgaaaataatgtttggatcttgatgcaaaagaaaatgtatgatATTGAGAACTATGACTTTGTACAGGATGATGCACATGGATCAGgtggaagaaaggaagaaaatgttgGAGGAGGTACGGCTCTAGTGAGTGTCATTCTAATTGTTTAtgaattaagtttttatttctaagaGTACAactgggatgttttttttcttacaaactTTTAGAAGGTTTGTGcctgtgagagacagaggtgacaGTGGTAATctcctatatgtgtgtgtgtgtgtgtgtgtgtgtgtgtctgactgagcGTGCGTATTTTTAGTTGtgttaaagaaaatgtgtgcGCGCTCAGGGAGATGTGAGAAGAGTATAGATACAACTAGATGCAGGCaaatgtgtgtgcgcgcgcgctcGGAGGTGAGCGCGTGAGCGGCTTGAAGTGTGTGGGCAGAGCAGCAGTGCCCTGCTGAATCAGTATTAGCGCGTAGAAGCGGTGTAGTCAGATGAAATTACTTTGGCTGTCAGCGTGTGTCTAAATGCTTCAAATCACTAGAAGAACGTACGGGAAGTGAAGATGAGATTGTGCTTTTCACTGGGGGCTAATTAACCAGCAGTaattaaaaaaggagaaaacccTTCTGAAAAGAAATGGGGCTATAGtggtcattaaaaaaaaaaatcttacagcAGGCTGAAGAATATTCCTACACGGCCACAGCTGATAAAACCCTTCATAGACACGTTGTGACCCCGAGGATAGACTCCAGCTAGTCCCACAGTAACTAACTCTGGGGATATTAAAGGAATGTGCCCTGTGGTGATTTTTCATTGAGAATGCTGCTGCTGGATTTTGTgattaaaatgcaaatggaaGCTCAGACGTCGTCGCGGGGTAAAAAACAGGCCCGGCAAATAGCATGTATGCACGGGCAAAGTGTGTTGAGAGACAAACTATTTTCTGCAGTGTGAGGGCAGCAGGGAGGATCTGTGGCTTACAGCCATCacggagctgctggaggagatgcATTCTTTATtctgaggaggggaggagggacaggaggggagagagagagagagaaggagagagagagaggtgagcaGAGCACACACGTAGCACTATCAACTGAATCCATCTAAGAAAACAACTCGCAGGGAGTCCGGGTCTGAGCTGCGCAGACACTAAAGGCAAGTTTGAGCTCCCCACTAAAGAGCGCGCAGGACGGACGCAGCTGGCCGTCATGGCCCGTGGCGGAACAGGCAGCGGACACTTCGGGTGCGAGTGCGTCCTCAGCGTTCGGGCAGAGTGTGGAAGGGGAGAAGTGGACGCTGCGATCACCCTGCCGCCGCTTTCTTCGCTCCTCATGCGCTGCAGACGGTGTTGAGTTCAAGCGGTGGGGCTGCGTTGTGAAGCGCCCGGgagctggaaaacacaaaaaaagaaaatttaaaaaagtgcGGACAGCGGTGCGGACGGACGCTCAGCACACAACcggaggggggggggaaacCCATGCAGGCAAATATGCTGTTCTGTAGACTCACCGGGTTCACGCTGCTGATCGGAACCGAATCGCATCAGCGTTACCGAGCGGACCTTTACGCACGGTCATACAGCAGGACCGCCTGAACGGAGGCGTGAAGAAAGGGGAAAAGTTGAACGCGGTAACGGGTTTTGTAATGGATAAAGGCTCGACAAAGGTACAGTGGATGTTTCTTAATAACCCTGGACAGACTTGGAGAGAAATAAGGAAAAATTCAAGGTTTAGCTCAGGCCTAAGTTGTATATCAATCGACTACTTTTCTCATTAAATGAGgatgattttatatatatatatatatatatatatatacacacacatatatatattaaatatatatataaaatatgcaCCTTTTCTTAACACAAGTCAGATCTACTAATATGTTTTCATCTATTACAGCCCCGAGCCGTCTGCAGGCAAAAACAGTCATAAACTGACACTGATTCTCCAATTCCCACTGacttttaaagatgaattaaaATTGTTGGCCAGTTTATTTGTAGGTTAATCAGATAGGCGTTTCATCCTGTTTAAGAATACAGCACCACAAAGCGCAACGCTCCACATTTTGGAGAAagcctgactttttttttttctttctctctctcagagggGCTTTCACTCTCAATGCACTGCACGGTTTTCAATTCCCCCCTTTGAAataattcattcaaatgaaCACCGCTCACTGGGCAGGCTTTGAAGTATACCTGATCCGCCTCTTATCGCCTCTTAAATACCCTAtccattttaaacttttaattgcGTTTCTGTCGCTAAATCCAGTTCTAATCGGATTGTCCTGGCCACATATCACAGCCTTCATCTGCTGGTGAGAAACTGTGCTCCCTCGGCtggaaattaaatcaaaagaaaagaggaaaaaaaaaaagtctttccaTCAGTTTTCCCTCCTTGATCTATCCATGTCCACAGTTTATCAGTGCTGACAAGTGCAGACCGACTTGATATCGTGCTTCTTTTTGAGGTTCGCTTATTATTTGGATtctcagtgattttttttatttatttatgcagcaATAATAATCTTGATGCTACTGCCTTCTGCTGTTGATTCTGCTGCTGTGGCAGCACATTTTATTGCCTCATGTGGTTGCTTACCCCCCCCCTTAGCTTATTTGATTAAATTTAGCTCTTTCAATTTAGAAAAGTAGATCACAGATGTGTGTCAAAGGAttgtttctccatctctgccaCAAAGAGCCCATGCATGCAGGATCCATCTCCTCAACAAACAGGGTAGGCAGGTagatagatttttgttttataataacTTTCTTAATTTAGTATCTTGTTCTTTTCTTCACAAAATATAGCCTGCCATGGTTGCCTGACATTACACATTTGAAATTTAGCTTAAGAAAAAGGACTAGAAATAACAAGAATTGGATGTATTTTCTGGAATTACGTGGCTTCTCCTGCTCCTGGCAAACCCTGCAGGACACCTTAATCCACGCTTCCATTCCACCCATCGTTCCCAGCTTCAGTTAAGCTAAAAGCTACCGATGACAACCGCTATCTTTCAATCATGTAGGGGAAGAGGTAGGGGAAAAAATGTTTGATGGATCATAAAACTTGGAATAatggattgggggggggggtctactGTAATCCAGTGGCCTTGTGCTTTACTACGAGCCTCTCCACGCTGAAAAATGGACTTGTATTGATCATTTATCGCAGGTGGAGGAACTAAATTATTTTCCAATCCCATCTCATTTGACATCTTGAGTGTGTCGCTctagagagaggaggagctgataACGCAGGGGTGTCTGTTCCTCGACTGCCTCCTCCTTTGTTTTCTAATTCCACTCTTTAAATCTTTGAGTTTGATGATGCGGTGTGTTCAAGCCGGCACGTAATAACGAACTCCTCCTTGGGCCACCAGCAAGACAATtggctgtgtttactgtaagCACTTGCGTGTTTACTCGTGCACCTCTGCCCACAAGACAGTTGTAACttgttctctgttctgtttttttctttttttttttttcctccaggaaATATCTTATGCGCCCACGTTGCCACACAAAGAGCTGATGTCTTATTAGTCTTATCTCTTTTTTAGCATGTTTTCCATTAAGAAACACTGATGTTGCTCAGAACCTCTGAGAatctatgagtgtgtgtccttGCAGTGGTCCATTCCCTCTTTTGATAGAGCGGAAGGGATAAAAGCCTCCTTTATGTCTGTGAAACCGGATGTGCAGAGAGCTGTTCTGAATATTTATCAGATGGtttgactctttttttaaatagccAGCGCATAATGTGAAATCGGCAGTGAACGGTATGTTTTGtgactgtctttctgtttgggagagaaggaaagagtgagagagagggaaagacagtgtgtgtgtgtgtgtgtgtgaggatgttTGTATGTcaaataaagagacagaggagacggGGAAAGAGAGGCCCTTTTTTTCCGAGAACAGGCCACCCCCGAAAACACTAATCtagcatttctttgttttcccaCAGGTCTCTGGATCCAAATGTCACCCCCCTTGGACTCTGCCCCGGTCGGGGACCAGCAGTGTGTGACGGACAGGCGAGTGGAGCCTGTGGTGGCTCTCTACTGTGTGGCTTCAAATTGGCCCTGGCTGAGCGCTGCATGGAGCTACGAGTGAAGAGTCCTGCTATGGTCTGATGTCTCAGCATGGATGGAGTCAGTCAGAGGACTGGCCACCACTAATGAGACCATCGCGCTTCAGCTGAGGACTAGCATTTACAGGATTACTCCCACGGTTTCCTGCTCTTTTCCCAGCTAACTGCATCATTTCTGAACTCCCCTAGGTGGACTTTTCATGAGTCTAGTTTTTTGTGGATATATTACGTCATTGCCTTTctgattttcatatttgttttttcccaacccagttttttttattgttggtttCCATTTTCCCGTTTTGCTTTTCCACTATGGAGTTTCTGGCTGGACCTTGGAATAAAGATTGGGCTTCATTCTTGCAATTTTGGTTGACTGTCATCCTAAGCCTCCAAATGCAATTCAGCCCGGGTGCCTCTTGCCCGGAAGAGTGTCGTTGTGACAAATCGTTTGTGTACTGCAATGAACGCAGCCTGACATCAGTGCCTCTGGGGATAGAGGAGGGCTACAAGGTCCTCTACCTACATAACAACCAGATCAACAGTGCTGGCTTCCCTATGGAACTTCACAATCTGGCCTCTGTGGAGACGGTCTTTCTCTATGGCAACCAGCTGGACGAGTTCCCCGTTAATCTGCCCAAAAACACCAGGGTCCTGCATCTTCAGGAGAACAATATCCAAACGATCTCCAAGGCAGCCCTGGCCCAGCTGACTCAATTAGAGGAGCTGCACCTTGATGATAACTCCATCTCCACAGTGGGGGTGGAGGAAGGGGCCTTTAGGGAGGCAGTAAGCCTCaaactcctcttcctcaccaaGAACCACTTAAGCAGCGTTCCCATTGGTCTTCCCGAGGACCTGAAGGAGCTGCGGTTGGATGAGAACCGCATCGCTGTCATTGCAGAGGAGGCCTTTCAGAATGTGACACGTctgcagcgcctcctgctggaCGGGAACCTGCTGACGGATGAGGGCATTGCGCCAGGGACCTTCCAGGACCTTGTCAACCTCCGTGAGCTGGCCCTGGCCCGCAATTCGCTCaccttcccccctcccctcctgcccAGCCAGTCGCTGGTCAAACTCAGCCTGCAGGAGAACCAGATCGACCAGATCCCTGTGGCCGCCTTCGCCGGCCTAAACAGGCTGGAAAAACTGGATATCTCAAGCAACCAGCTTCAGACTCTGACACAGGGTGTGTTCGACGGCCTGTCGAGCCTAAAGCATCTCATGGTGCGCAATAACCCGTGGCGCTGTGACTGTGCGGTGAAGTGGGTGGTGGTGTGGCTCAAGTCTCTGCCTTCCTCCATCAACGCCCGAGGCTTCGTGTGCCTGAGTCCAGACAAGGTGCGTGGCATGGCAATCAGAGAGCTCACGCTGGATATTATCGAGTGCCCGGTTGATGTCGATCAGCCGCCCTGGCCCACCCTCCGCTCTACACCCCCTCCCCCGCCCACCACTACCCCCGTCACCACCATGATCTCCACCGTCATCACCACATCCATCCCTTACTACTTTGActcaccctcccctcccttACCCCCAATCCATAACAACCCTCCTGGGCCCCTGCCTCCATACGAGGACCCCCTTCAGATCTCCTTCAACGTGGTCAACTCCACCAACATCGAGGTGAGCTGGGATTCCTATTTCACCGTCACAGCTTACAAGGTCACTTGGGTCAAAAGGGGCCAAACCCAAATAAACGAAGGAATGCGGGAGCGGACGGTGAGCGGTGGCCGGCGGCACATCAGCCTCACCAACCTGGAGCCCCGGTCCGTGTATCGGATCTGCGTGCACGTTCTGGACACCCTTAACTCCTACAGGCCCGGAGAGGATACTATATGCTCCGAGGCCAGGACCAAGCCTGCCTTGTCTACTAAGCCCCCCGGCAGAGACCAAGCTCCTCAGGAGAGCATCAACTCCACACTGCTCATGGCTGGGATCATAGGTGGGGCAGTTCTTCTCATCCTGGTAACGCTGCTCAGCTTGTTCTGCTGGCACATGCACAGGAAGAGCCGGTCGTCTTCGACAAAGTGGAAATACAACCGGGGCAGGAGAAAAGACGACTACTGTGAGGCTGGAACCAAGAAGGATAACTCCATTCTGGAGATGACTGAGACCAGTTTCCAGATAGTGGCGCTGAACAATGAGCAGCTGCTCAAGGGAGATTTCCGCATTCAGCCCATCTACACGCCCAACGGGGGCATTGGATTTAGAGACTGTCACCTCAGTAACAACAGTATAGCCTACTGCAAGAGCAGCAACGTGCCCAGTACAGAGTTCTGCCACACGTGATGCAGCAGCAAACAGTACAGCGGcatttatacatacacacacatacacacacacacacacacacacacacacacacacacacaccagacacaatacaagcataaatacacacacatacactgtttGTGTagacaacaaaaaacataaaaattctaGTGAAATATAACTGTACTATATATATTTCCAAGTTCTGTCTACAATGTAATTTATACTGTGGATAATAATGTGGGATTCTCTGCTATCTTTTTTATTCTTAGGAAAAAGAGATacaagtgtttctttttttatattcagcAGGGTTTTGAAAGTTGTTTTAATGGTCAGTACTGTACATGAACATGGATTTGTACAATCACGGCACCCTGGGTGTAGCTTCTGACGAACGCTGTCAGCCTTGGAAACGTTGGGGCGCTTAGAGGGCTGGGATCCTTTGCTAACCACAGAAGCAAAAATATGGCCTTTTTTGACACACTGCAAACACTCCCCAGTACAACAGAACAGTGGTAAAGACAACACAGCACAGGGGAAATCCAAACACTGCTGATTAGAGCGCTGTGGAAATAAAGCACTGCTTCACTGGTGGcatgttgtaaaaaaaagaattgaagTGCACTTTCTTATTAATGGAAGCAAGGCAGGAAATGAACAGAGGTGGTGATCACGTGCGAGGGATTGCGGCCGGTTGTGTAGGGGGAATGTCGTTGGCTGAGATTTCCCAAAAGTGCCTTAACACTAAAAGCAcctttgttctgttgtttacagTGGAACAAAGGTGGGCTTAGTCAAGAGACGCTTTTGGAAAACTCTGGAAAAAAGGATATGTCATTTTCACCACACTTGTTTTCTGTAGTGATGAGGTGCAATTATTAACATGAGCCTGAAAAGCAACAAAGGATTATTGTCCCTAATGAGGCGCGTGGATGTGCTGACACATGCAGATCCTTTTGGAAGAAATTCCCTAATTTGTTCTGcttcttttgcctttttttttttttttttttttgcctgttttccCTGTTTTGGCGAGTGAGGCCACAAGGGGGCAGTTTCCCTCAGCGTCATGTGTgggacagaggaacagagggcAAGACAGAGAGATCACTTTACCACCACCATTCCCCTGGAGTCTATTACCCAGACGACATTACTCATGCCCAAGCAGCATTGTTTTAGAGTATTATTGCTCATCGACCAACCTGACGATGTGGAATCATTTAAAACTAAcggtgtttttctgtgtttggtgGCTAAATTGTATGGATTTTTCACCACTGTGGTCTATCATGGCGGGAggtctctgctcctctgtgtgtgtgtgtgtgtgtgtgtgtgtgtgtgtgtgttgagagcaTGATGAATTttgagaagacacacacattatgcTAATTATACACCCACTTATTTCAGCCTTGTCCCAGCGTTCATTAGGCTTTTTTGATAAATTAGGAAATTACAACAATAAGATCGCGCTCCGCCCATGATCCTCGCCGTGCACAGTCGTGACTGAGCAGCTCATCTCGCATCTCATCATTTATCCTTTTGTCTACGTTTACCACGCCGTCTCCCTCATTTACCGTTTGCGCACCTGAATAATGCGCCTGCTCACTTCGCGACATTAGTTTCCGCGGCGATGATCCTCACCCCGCTCTCCTCGCTTTCGGTGTCTTTTCtgtccctttctctccttttccgTCTCACCgtctccctgtctgtccctGCACCTCTTGATCCCTGCATGGGCTCAATTAAAACACTTTTCCTGCCCTTCAGCTCACGGGCCGTGGTGGCAGCTCTTTGCATGTGAGGTGCCAGTGAGAGGTCTTCATTATGCACTTCTTAAGGAGACTTTATTTGATTTgacaagattttattttgaggGGCCAGGCTTAAAGAATTCCCACCGCCGACCCCTCCgctcccccttttttcttttcccccctctcttcaTAATCCTCGAccaaaaaagggagaaaaatatGTAGTCCTTATTTTCACTTGGCTGCGTGGAGCTCACGCTGGGAAGGAGAGTGTGTTAACTCTTTGTGAGGCGTGCAGGTTTCAGCTGCTGGGACATACGCAGCAAAGGCCGAACATTTACAGTCAAACGATTTGTAAGGGCTTGTACTTGAGTTATTCCAGAGTGTCGAGATTATCTCTTGAGAGGATTTACCTCTACTTTTGAGGTACCGTGGAGTATCTCAGAAGTAACTGCACTTACTGTAATTCCAGCAATAGCTCAGCTCACGACCACATGGACTTTAATTTGAAAGGGATGCAGAGACGTCCTCAGCCCCGACGTTTAAACGATTAAACAAGCCAACAAACAGTGAATTAGTGAAATCTTCTGTCTTAACTgtaattttatgtcttaaaatcTTGTTTCTAATAAGACaactgacatattttttttcacccagTTTTTGGAGATGGATTTATTTAAATGGCAGtatatcaaaaaaaaacacaaaatctctGTTATCCAGGAAACttttaaagcaatagtttgtcatttttagttAATGCTTTCATTCACTTTCTTACTGAGAAGATGAGCAAAtggataccactctcatgtctgtatgcttaATATAGCCAGCCAGgtatcttagcataaaggctggaaatAGAAGGAAGCAGCTAGGCTGGCTCTGCTTTAAAGGGTAAGAAAACTCTCTGTAAAACCATGTGTCAgctttacactttggtttttgtatggcTTTGTCAGTTTTAAAAATGCTGGTCGGTAGATGttgtttcctttggacagagcctggTTAGCTAAACTAGCTGTCTCATGGCtaacagcttcatatttaccatacacaCATAAGAGTTGAATCACTTTTCTCtcaactcttggcaagaaagagaatgtgtctgggttttttttttttttttttgcaaaatgtcaaactgtttcttgaagagaaaaacaaaatcctaaaataaattaatttgcatTGCAACAAAATTAATGATCTCATTCCCCTAGTAAATTATGAACATTTGTTTGAAGCAAAAGAAGGTTTTAAGACTAAACACTTTATTACATGACTTGTTTGGATAGAATTTTTTCATGTTGGGTTTTATCAGTACTGAGATCCTCTGTGGTTATCAAAGCATCTCcactttttttattctactaATATCCACATATCAGCACACCCACTACTCACAGATGCACCAGGCTGCCCTGACCTGCGCTTTGATCTACCCTGCTTAACAATCATGAAGCCGACTGATTGAGCATCTATAACCTACCGACAGTTCATCATGTGTGTGGTTTGCTACATGCTGCACCAGCTGACCATGACCCCTCCCCCCAAACCCCACGCCGAAACACTTGAACATTTACATCAGATATTGTttagactttgtttttttttttttgctatagaTGAAAAAGCCCTATCTTTAGGTCACATGCTGACAAGTCAGGTCAAAACTATTGCAACATATAGTATCTCCCCTGTCTGTGAATGTGTAACGGAGACAGATATTTGCCTTACCTTTTATGCTGGACTGAATGATTATctagtgaggaggaggaggaggaggaggaggaggagcagcagtgagAAGACGAGACACAAGGAGACAGCAGAACAGAAAGCACATATCTCCAACAGATTGCAGCCATGGCGGCAACAATAACAGTATTAACAGGGAGAACAACACTAAGCATGACACACAGTAGCTAATGAGAGACTGTTCATCCATGGTGCCAGACTTTAAGAGGTGCACGGATAATGATTCAACCAAGACTGGGGAAGGAGCTTTGCAGCGTACATTACTCTTAATTTTCTACTTGCTTGATGAAAGAATGCGGCTGCAGCGCCGTGACCAATGGAATTACACAAAATGTATTACAGACTGCTAGCGTCAGTTTATTACTGTTTCAGGGTGCAGAGAAGTAATTTCCCTTAAAGCTCATTGATTCCTATTGAAATAATTATGTTTAATCACTGAGATCCacttcagacaaaaacacacgaACGAGAGGTTGAAACTGAATACGTTTAAAAGTCATCTTTTCTTCCTGTAGGCAAAACCTTCACGGCAAATAGCTCTTAGCCAGTGACACTCATTCAAGGTTTtttgcatgtactgtatttagCTTagtagccttttttttttcttttttttttttttttttcacaccagGTTTTGGACTTTAACGTACTCTTTTTTTCCCAGGCAATCGCCCCATGTGGTGGTTGAGATACAGTATGAGCAACCATGGCAGAAAGGTTCTCATTTGGTTTAGAGGAAGTAGGCAGGAAATTTACAGTGCATGTAAAACAGCTGTGTCGGGATACTTTGCCATTCTGGCTCCTCCATTGAGACACCTCGCAGTGTTACATTAGCCATCCACACCAGGACGTTTTCTTAGGAACCAAAGTTAAATTTCTGTTCTCATGATGAAATATTGATGTTGTTCCATGTATGTGCCTTGAGGTTGAACTTACAATGTAAAGTCCTTGaaacctttaaatgtttttgcacaaactgtaaatacttaagtgaagctttttgaaaataaaagagcCATTGGATTTGAGCGATCACtccttttcatttaaagaaaaatcccttaacaaagaaatgaaagttTGTACTTCTGTTTTCTCAGATGAACGATTCGACATTCCTTGTGTTTAAAAGTAGTTTTGTGTGCTGGCGTGAGCCGTCAAGCTATCTAAGGGGAGAGTTTGTCCAGAAACACGGGCCTAGCTAAATCTATTTTTGGGTCAGACACTGGTAATTCTGGGTCAAAGATTTGTGCTGCGCCACACCGTTCCAAGTTATCCTCTTACTTCTATATGGGAAGCTTGAGACATCTTAGCGTAGCCACCACAGCTTAGTGCTCGGCTGGGGAAAATCCAGGATACTCTTTCATTCAACGTGTATGGCACAACTAAATCCCAGAATGGGTTCCTTCTCTAAATCCCTGTGTTCTACCAAAGTCcaactttttttgcctcctcATGACCACATCCCAATGTTGCCTTTGCAACCTCCAGCCCGCTAAATAACCCTCACTGGCCCAAACTTAATTCACTATGACAATTAACCACATGTATTCAACTGAAACACAAGAGGGTGTTTCCATTCTGGTATTTTGAGCAGGAAATTGGTATTTTTCTCAAAAAACccaaatgtcaaaatgtgaaTTTGTTATTGCAGAATTGTAGGGCTTTCTGGGGCAGGCCAGAGGGAATGAGGTGAAATGAGGCTTTGGCACTAAGAAATCAGCTACTCTGCTATTCCCTGCTccttgtgtgttgtgtaacCAGTAGCTACCATGAAAGATTCAGAATGTGATCTCACCCATGTGCATTCATCAGGTTTGGGCTGTAACTCCATCACTTAGTTTGTGTGTAAACCTTCTTCACAATGATCCACTCAGCTTTTGTGCACCATTAAAACTTGTGAAATGTCTTACTGGGTTTAATTTGTGGATAGGAAATATCTTAAACAcggatgtaaacaggaagccaGTGTAGCAGCACAAACTGTAGCTTACTTGTAACTTCCAAAAGggggaaatatatatatatatatatattaaacattttacctACCAATGTAGTAAATGTAGGCTTTATTTGTAAATGCATAGCtggagaaatgtgtgtttcagactTTTTCAGTTTGGAAAGAGTGGAAAATATCTCATTAAGATAACCTAGATTAAATTATGAACTAATtcttagttgttttttttgttgttgtgaaatttaaacaaaatatttgcagtttATATCATATCAGCATTTCATCAAATGTCAGGTCAGATTTGTCAACCATAATTTATATGAGCcctttaattgtttaatttaatgcgtcatgttagcaagctaatgtttgttttgtcagttacATTAGTCATTGACACAGCAGTCTGCAAAcaaccagtggtggaaagtaccTGGACTTTCTGAACTGTTTACATCTACTCCACTGTATTTCTTTAACAGCCATAGTTAGTCATAACAAATTGcatttttacatacaaaacatggATGCACTGGGATAGATTAAACTTccaaatagtaaaaaaaaaaaactagctaCACGTAAAAGTGAAATGTCTCTTACATAATCTACAGCAGTAATGATAATCCATTAATATAACTGTAAAACATTCTGCATTATAagtgcttttctttttgatgctttaagtacattttgctccATATAGTATATACTTCTACTTAGTACTACTTTAGTGATGgtgtggtattgctacttttattttatttttctgtaagGGATCAGGTAATATTTCTTACATATTTCTATATAAGTGCAAATTGGTTCGGTGCAACCAGTTTTAAATTAATGATGTTTATTGCATAAACAATGAAGTTATAACGAGGCAGATTTTTAACTTCAAACTATTGCAGTTGGCTTCAGGACACTAAGTAAATTGTAATCACGCTGAAGAACAGAATCTGCAGTTGCAGTGCACTGCTGTTTTCTATCACATTTTATGTTCACTTTTGTGGATGTTGCGATTCATCTAAAAGAAAGTGGCTGTGTTTGTCATATTCCGTATGCCAGGAGCTAATGAAATGTGGATTTCTGCCTTTGAAATGTTCACTGAACAGgtgttagcttttttttttttattttatttttttatctttctctgcCAAAAGAACATTCAATTCTCTTCTGGTTACATATTCTCTAACAGCTTCACtttgtgattttcatttaaGCGCCTTCTAATCAGCCACAATATGGAGGAGAAGTCATTAAAGGATGCAATTTAAAGCAATCTT
The window above is part of the Seriola aureovittata isolate HTS-2021-v1 ecotype China chromosome 19, ASM2101889v1, whole genome shotgun sequence genome. Proteins encoded here:
- the flrt2 gene encoding leucine-rich repeat transmembrane protein FLRT2, translating into MEFLAGPWNKDWASFLQFWLTVILSLQMQFSPGASCPEECRCDKSFVYCNERSLTSVPLGIEEGYKVLYLHNNQINSAGFPMELHNLASVETVFLYGNQLDEFPVNLPKNTRVLHLQENNIQTISKAALAQLTQLEELHLDDNSISTVGVEEGAFREAVSLKLLFLTKNHLSSVPIGLPEDLKELRLDENRIAVIAEEAFQNVTRLQRLLLDGNLLTDEGIAPGTFQDLVNLRELALARNSLTFPPPLLPSQSLVKLSLQENQIDQIPVAAFAGLNRLEKLDISSNQLQTLTQGVFDGLSSLKHLMVRNNPWRCDCAVKWVVVWLKSLPSSINARGFVCLSPDKVRGMAIRELTLDIIECPVDVDQPPWPTLRSTPPPPPTTTPVTTMISTVITTSIPYYFDSPSPPLPPIHNNPPGPLPPYEDPLQISFNVVNSTNIEVSWDSYFTVTAYKVTWVKRGQTQINEGMRERTVSGGRRHISLTNLEPRSVYRICVHVLDTLNSYRPGEDTICSEARTKPALSTKPPGRDQAPQESINSTLLMAGIIGGAVLLILVTLLSLFCWHMHRKSRSSSTKWKYNRGRRKDDYCEAGTKKDNSILEMTETSFQIVALNNEQLLKGDFRIQPIYTPNGGIGFRDCHLSNNSIAYCKSSNVPSTEFCHT